The Candidatus Binatia bacterium genomic interval CGACGTATAGGGTCTGACGCCTGCCCGGTGCCGGAAGGTTAAGGGGAGGAGTGCAAGCTCTGAACCGAAGCCCCGGTAAACGGCGGCCGTAACTATAACGGTCCTAAGGTAGCGAAATTCCTTGTCGGGTAAGTTCCGACCTGCACGAATGGCGTAACGACTTCCCCACTGTCTCCGGCATCGGCTCAGCGAAATTGAATTCCCCGTGAAGATGCGGGGTACCCGCGGTCAGACGGAAAGACCCTATGAACCTTTACTGCAGCTTTGCAGTGGCATTAGGAGAGCGCTGTGTAGGATAGGTGGGAGGCGACGAAGCATGGGCGCTAGCTCGTGTGGAGCCAACCTTGAAATACCACCCTGCGGTCTTCTGATGTCTAACCGCGGCCGGTCATCCCGGTCCGGGACCCTGCATGGTGGGCAGTTTGACTGGGGCGGTCGCCTCCCAAATAGTAACGGAGGCGCGCGATGGTGGGCTCAAGCCGGTCGGACATCGGCTGTTGAGTGCAATGGCATAAGCCCGCCTGACTGCGAGAGTGACAACTCGAGCAGAGACGAAAGTCGGCCATAGTGATCCGGTGGTTCCACGTGGAAGGGCCATCGCTCAACGGATAAAAGGTACTCTAGGGATAACAGGCTGATCTCCCCCAAGAGTCCACATCGACGGGGAGGTTTGGCACCTCAACATAAGGGGTGAGATGGTGGAAACATCATCTAAAGTTCCGGCTTATAACGGTGAACTCCGACCGGTTCGTGGACGAACCGAGGACAATACCGTGGGAAGTCTGACGGAAGGACACGCTGCCGTCATGACCCCGTAACGACTGATCCATCCGAATAAGGATGGTGAGATAGCGAGCTGCTGGTCGAAAGACCAAATCTATGGCCGCTATCATACGCCGGCCCCTCGCCCGAGCTATCGGGCAGGGTGAAGATATAGTCTGCGCCATCGGAAACGATGGAAGCACGCGCGATGTCGGATCGTCGCATCCTGGGGCTGTAGTTGGTCCCAAGGGTTGGGCTGTTCGCCCATTAAAGCGGTACGCGATCTGGGTTCAGAACGTCGTGAGACAGTTCGGTCCCTATCCGCTGTGGGCGCAGGAGATTTGAGGAGATTGGACCCTAGTACGAGAGGACCGGGTCGAACGAACCTCTGGTGAACCGGTTGTTCCGCCAGGAGCATAGCCGGGTAGCTAAGTTCGGATCAGATAAACGCTGAAAGCATATAAGCGTGAAACTGACTCCAAGATGAGATCTCAATCCCGTAAGGGTGAAGAGTCGTGGTAGACTACCACGTTGATAGGCCGGAGGTGGAAGCGCCGCAAGGTGTGGAGCTGACCGGTACTAATCGCTCGGAAATTTTACTAACGTTCGCACGTCGCGGCACTGGAAGTTCTTCTCTGTACAGCTTTGCAAGGTTTCCCCTCGCGATCGGCTCGAGCTCCGGCTCGCCATTGCGGCGGGGATCCAGTTTGGGCCCCAAACGACGTGCGTCGTTTGGGGGACCCAACGAGTTTCTGGCGCTCATGGCGGCGGGGCTCCACCCGTTCCCATCCCGAACACGGCAGTTAAGCCCGCCAGCGCCGATGATAGTCGGGCCGCAGGGCCCCTCGAAAGTAGGACGGTGCCAGATTAGTGAAAAGAAGAGGCTCGCCGCTAAAGCGGCGGGCTTTTTCTTTAGAGGAGGGCGTCGGCGCTCATGAGCGATCTTCCCAACTTCAAGTTCGAACTCGAGAAGGCAAAAGGCTGGAGCGGCGCGGCCGGCTCGGCTCGCCAACACACCGTCAACGAGTTTCCCGTCTCGCAGAGCTTTGCGGCCGTTTCGATGCGGCTCGAGCCCGGCGCGTTGCGCGAACTGCATTGGCACGCGATCGCGGCCGAGTGGGCGTACGTCGTCTCCGGGCGCTGCCGCGTGACGGTGATCGCGCCGTCGGGCGACGCGGAGATCTCCGACTTCGGACCCGGCGACGTCTGGTACTTTCCGAAAGGCCACGGTCACTCGATTCAAGGACTCGGGCCGGGCGATTGCCACTTCTTGCTCGTCTTCGACGACGGGCGTTTCTCTGAGTTTGGCACGTTCAGCATCACGGACTGGCTCGCGCGCACGCCGGCCGGCGTCTTGGCGCAAGATTTGAGCCTCTCGCCCGAAACGATCGCGAAGCTTCCGAAAGAAGAGGTCTATATCGTGCAGGGCGAGATTCCGCCGGCCGATCCGCCCGCCGCGCTCAACCCGAACCTGCAGCCGAGCCAACTCCGTCACAAGTTCCGGCTCGGCGCCGCGCCGCTCATGCGCTTCGAAGGCGGGAGCGAGCAGCTCGTCTCGCAAGCGCAGTTTCCGATCTCGTCGACGATAACGGGCGTGCTGCTCACGCTCAAGCCCGGCGGCCTGCGCGAGCTGCACTGGCATCCCAACGCCGACGAGTGGCAGTATTACATCACGGGGCGCTCCGAGATCGGAATCTTCGGCGCGAACGGCAAGTACCGGCAAGACGAGTTTGGGCCCGGCGACGTCGCGTTCATCAATCGCGGCTTCGGCCATTACATCCGTCAGGTCGGCAACGAAGAGACGAAGATTCTCGTCGCCTTTAACAGCCCAGACTACCAGGAGATCTCGATATCGAGCTGGCTCGCTTCGAACCCGCCGCGGCTGCTCGCCGACAACCTCGGGCTCGACGTCGCCGCGATCGAGAAGCTGCCGCACGCCGGGCGAATCATCGCCGGCGCCGCCTAAAGAAATGGAGAGTTCGAACGTGATGCAATGGAGAGCGGTATCCCGCTTCCTGGCGATCGTTATCGCCGCCACGCTGTTGCCGGCGCCGGTTCTTGTCGCGGCCGCTCGCGCGGATACGACCGCCGCGCCCGAGGTGTTGCAGGCCGAGCAGCTCTATAAGGACGGAAAGTACCGCGAAGCGATCGCGGTTCTCGACAAGTATCTTTCGGCGCATCCGCAGGATGCGGCGGCTCTCGTGGACCGCGGCGACGACTTCGAGGCGCTCGATGACGAGAAGTCGGCGGTCGCCGACTACAGCGCGGCAATTCAGATCAACCCGCTCTACGCGTACGCCTACGCCTCGCGTTGCGAGGCTCGCATGGAGCTCGGCGAGAATCGGGCCGCGCTCGAGGACTGCAACAAGGCGATCGAGCTGCAGCCGACGCTGACCTACGCGTACCGCATGCGCGCACTCACCGAGCTGCGAGGCGGCGATTCGCAGGCTGCGCTCGCCGACGCGAACCACGCTCTGCAGCTCTCCCCGAACAGCGCGAACGCGCTCGTGACACGATGCCGAGCCTACATCGCGCTCGAACGCTACAAAGACGCGCTCGCCGACTGCAACTCGGCGGCCACGATCGACCCGACTAACGATTTCGCGTACTTCTACCGCGGGCGGGTCGAGCTAATTCAAGAGCGATGGAACGCTGCGGTCGCCGATTTCACCGAGGCGGTGCGCTTGAATCCGACCGACACCAACGCGTATTACTGGCTGGCCGCCGGCCAGCGCGAGGCCGGTCAATATGCCGAAGCGTTAAAGAACGTCGACCTCTACATCTCGCAGGCGGCCGACGACGGCGACGGCTACTACCTGCGGGCGCAGATCGAGATGAAACTCGGCAACGCGGCCGAGGCGCGCTCGTCGGCGACCAACGCGGTCCGGCACTATCAGATAGATAACGACAACGCCGACGCCGCGAAGGCTCAGGAGCTGCTCGACTCGCTCGGCAAGGCCTCTCCGCCGCCGTAGCGTTACGGGCGCGCTACGCTTTCAAAGCCGGCGCGAAACTCTGCCGGCGTGAGATTGGTCTGGGCGGCAAGCGACGCGAGGCGCTCGGGGCTGCTGAAGTCGAGCGGTTCGAGATAGACCATGTAGTCGCGCGCGACCCGATAGGCCTCGGTCGTGAGATCGACCTGCCGCGTCCTGATGCGGCCGGTCTGCGGATCGAGCAGCTCTTGAAGATCGAGCGGACGCACGCGTCCGCCTTCGAGCGCGATGAGCGCGCCGCTGCCGCCGTCGACGAGATAGCGGACGGCGCCGAAGCCGAGCGTGCGCGTGTAGTCCACGTCGAACGGCACCGGCTTCGCGCAGCGCAACTCGTAGCCGATGTCCTTCGCGTGGACGACGGAGTCGACGCCGATCTCGGCGAGACGAATCCGAATCGCATCGCGCAGGACGACGCCGAGCGGAACGTCGGCGAGGCGCACGTTGCCGAACGAATCGTGGCCGAGGTTCTCGGAGGTGCTGAAGACGTCGTCCAAGATCCGCTCGGCGATGCCTTCGGCGACGACCGCGACGCCGTGGGCGCGTCCCGCCGCGCGCCGCTTCACGACGGCGCCGACGATCGTATCCACGACCGAGGCGAGGGTCGCGCGCTGCGGAAACTCCTCGGGCAGCACGGCGAGCGTCGAGCCCGCCGCCTTGCACATCCCCAGCGCAAGCGATCCCGATTTTCGCCCCATGCAGACGACGACGTACCAGCGCGCCGTCGTTCGCGCGTCCTCCATGAGGCTTTCGAGGATGCCGGCGCCGACCGAGCGCGCGGTCTCGAAGCCGAAGGTCGGCGCGTTCTCCGGCAGCGGCAGATCGTTGTCGATCGTCTTCGGCACCGTCGCGATTCCGATCCGGCCCCGCGTTCGCTGCGCGATCATCGCGGCGCCGTACGTCGTGTCGTCCCCGCCGATGCAGACGAGATAGCGCAGCCCGAGGGCATCGAGCGAAGCGACGCAACGATCGAGCGTCGCGTCGTCTTCCGCGGGATTTGTGCGCGAGGTCCGCAGCACCGATCCGCCGCTCGTGTGGATCCGCGAGACCTCGTCGAACGTCAGCTCCACCGTCTGCGGCGCGCGCCCGGCGGCCAGGTCGCGATACCCGTCGAAGATGCCGACCGCGCGCAGCCCGCACTTGAACGCTTCCATCGCGGCCGAGGCTATCACGCCGTTAATTCCCGGCGCCGGTCCGCCGCCGACGAGAATGCCGAGCGGCCGCGTCACGAGCGTAGCGGTCTCACGCGGTAGACCCCCCCGGCGGCATCGTCGGAGAAGAAGAGCGAGCCTTGCGACCCGATCGCGATCCCGGTCGGACGGCCGGTTCGAAACGTGCAACCCCCTTGAAAGCCGCTGACGAAATCGGTCCATTGCGTCGTCGGGTCGTTCCAGTTCACCGCCTTCGTTGGACGGTCGCCGTTCATTGGAACGAAGACGAGCCGCGGTTGCGCGGCGTAACAGCCGACGCGCGTGCGGTGCCACGATCCGTGTGCGGTCGCGAACAGCCCGCCGCGGTACTCCTGCGGAAACGCATACGTGCCGGTTGGGTGCGCGGGATAGAAGGCCGCGCCGAGGATCGTCGAGTAGGCGGGAAGCTCGACGAGCGGCGCCACCGTCTTCGCGCAGTCCGCACCGCCCCAATAGGCGTGACGGTTCTCTTCGCACTCGGGCCAGCCGTAGTCGGCGACGGCCGGATGCGCCGAGAGATCGTCGAGAAACTCGTAGGGATGGCCGAACGGGAGGCCGTCCTGACCCGCGTCGCCGATCCAAACGGCGTGCGTCTGCGGGTTCACCGCGAGCGCCACCGCGTTGCGGATGCGGCGCGCCCGCAGCGTCGACCCGGAGCCGTCGGGTCGCATCACCGAGATCGCCGCACGCGTCGGATCGACCTCGGCACAGGGCTGATCGCCGCCGTCCATCGTCGCATTGCACGATGAGCCGGCCGAGACGTAGAGCATGCCATCGGCGTACGCGACCGACGTCGTCAGGTGCTCGTCGCCGTCGGTTCCCGGCGCGACCGATCCGCCGCGGACGTCGGCGATCGCGCGGGGCTGCGACGACGTGCGGTCGCCGCGGTATGGAATCACCCAGACGTGATGCGTCGTGCCGACGTAGATCTCGTTGCGGTCGGCGGCGAACGCGACGCCGGACGCGCGGTCGTCGTCGAGCGTAGCGATGCGTATCGGCCGCGGAGCGGCGCCCTCCGCGTCGGCAACGATGTAGACGTCGCTTCCCCGCGTGCCGACGATCACATCGCCGTTCGGAAGGGCCGCGAGCTCTCGCGCGCCGTCGATATCGGCGATCCTCTGCAGCACGAAGCCTGCGGGTACGTGCAGTGCGGACGCCGCGCTCTCGCGCGCGTCGCAAGCGGCTACGGCCGCGACGAGCAGGGCGAGATTAAAAAACGCAACGCGCATGGCCGTTGCTTCGGTTGCATGCGCGTCGTTACCCGGTTACTTGCGGGAGGCTAGTGGTTCGGTGGTTGTCCGTTGGGAGGTTGTTCGTTCGGCGGCGGCTGGTTGGGAGGCGCTTGCTGCGGCCCGCCCTGAGTTCCGGGGCCTTGACCGGCCGGACCCTGGCCGTGCATCTGCGCGCGCTGCTCTTGCATCTGCTCGCGCCGCTCGCGCATCTGCTGATGGTATGCGCTCTGTTGGTCGGGCGTCAGTACGCCCATGAGCTGCTGATGCAGCGCCCGGCTCGCATCGCGATCGGGCTGGCTGCCTTCGGGATGCTGCTGCGAGTACTGGTTGATGATGGATTGCACGCGCTGCTGTTGATCGCCGGAGAGATTCAGATGCCCGAAGCGCTTCATCCAGCGATGCTGGAGCTTCGCCGCGCTCGGCGTACCGTGGTGGTGGAATGATTGCGAAGCCGGCGGCCCGGGCGGCTGGCCCTGCTGCGCGCGGAGGCCGATCGGCATCGCGAGCGCGACGGCAAAGGCGCCCGCGGCTATGAGGTTGATCTTCATAGCCTCGATCTTAGCCGCTTCCCCGCCCCGGTGCGTGAACCCGGGATTAGGACCTGGCAAGCGGCCGTATAGCGACCGCGTTGACCGAGTCGAGCACGTGCATCTCGAACCGCTTGAAGTTGTCGAAGAAGAGCTGCGAGAGCTTGCGTGCCTGCTCGTCGTAGGCGTCCTTATCGGCCCACATGTTGCGGGGATTGAGCACGTCGCGCGGCACGTCGGGAACTTCCTTGGGAATCATGAGCCCGAAGAAACGCTCCTCTTCGTAATCGTTCGGAATGCGGCCCTCGATCGCGGCGTTGACCATCGCGCGCGTGTGCGCGATCGACATCCGCTTTCCGACGCCGTACGGCCCGCCGCTCCAACCGGTGTTGACCAGCCAGCAGTCGACCTCGTGCGAATCGATCTTTTGGCCGAGCAGACGCGCGTAGACGGTTGGATGGTGCACCATGAACGGAGCGCCGAAGCACGTCGAGAACGTCGCCTGCGGTTCGCTGACGCCGCGCTCCGTGCCGGCGACCTTCGCCGTGTACCCGGAGAGGAAGTGATACATCGCCTGTTCGCGCGAGAGCTTTGCGATCGGCGGCAGAACGCCGAACGCGTCGGCGGTCAGCATGATGATCGTCTTGGGATGTCCGGCTTTGCTCCCCTCGACGACGTTCGGGATGAACTCGAGCGGATAGGCAGAGCGCGTGTTCTCCGTCTTCGCGTCGGAGTCTACGTCGAGCTTATGGGTCGCTTCGTCGTAAACGACGTTCTCGAGCACCGTCGAGAAGCGATTCGTCGCCGCCCAAATCTCGGGCTCCGCCGTCGGCGAGAGGCGGATCACCTTCGCGTAGCAGCCGCCTTCGAAGTTGAAGACGCCGTCGGCCGACCAGCCGTGCTCGTCGTCGCCGATCAGCGGGCGGTGCGAGTCGGAGGAGAGCGTCGTCTTGCCGGTTCCGGAGAGGCCGAAGAGGATCGCCACGTCGCCGGCCTTGCCGACGTTCGCGGAACAGTGCATCGGCAGCGTCTCGCGCAGCGGCAGCAGATAGTTCATCACGGTGAAGATGGACTTCTTGATCTCGCCGGCGTAGCGAGTGCCACCGATCAAGATGATGCGGCGTCCGAAATGGATCATGATGAACGTGCCGGTGCGCGTTCCATCCCGCTTCGGGTCGGCCTCGAAGAGGGCCGCGTCGACGACGGTGAACTCCGGCACGAAGTCGGGATCGGGTCGCTCCGGCGTGATGAAGAGGTGGCGCGCGAAGAGGTTGTGCCACGCCAGTTCGGTGTAGACCCGGATTGGAACGCGGTAGCGCTCGTCGGCGCCGGCGTAGCAGTCGAGCGAGTAGGCCTCTCGTTCGGAGAGATAGGCCGATACGCGATCCCAGAGCGCGTCGAAACGTTCGGGCTCGATCGCCTGGTTGGAGTCGCTCCAGTCTATGTGCTGCTCGCTCGACGGCTCGCGCGCGAAGAACTTATCCTTTGGCGAGCGACCCGTATGCGGGCGAGTGTCGACGATGAGCTGGCCGTCGGCTCCGAGCACGCCTTCGCCGCGCGCGAGCGCGTGCTCGACGAGCACGGGTGCGGACAGGTTCTCCCACAGTTTGACGACCTTGAGTTTCTCCGGAACCGATAGAATTTTCCAGCCCTCCTCTTTAGTGAAGCTGCGTCAATCCTTTCCCGCACCCTTCGGGCGCGCCTGCAGGCAGGCGGGGCGCGGAGTCCAATGCTGGGCGGATGCGGCGGACGCTTCTGATTCCGGGCTTTTTGGCGATGACGCTTGCCTCGGCCGCCGGCGCCCGGGCGGTTCTGCCGTTCCACTTCGGACTCTTCGCGTCGGGCCCGCTCGACGCGATCACCGACGTCGCAGGCGTTCGCGTCGCCCATATTACCAAAGTCGAAGGCAGCGACATCCGAACCGGGGCGACCGCCGTTCTCCCGAACTCAGATCCCTGGGACCACAAGGTTTCGGCCGCTTTCTTTGCCTTCAACGGCAACGGCGAGATGACGGGTACGCACTGGATCGAGGAGTCGGGCTACCTCGAAGAGCCGGTCGTCCTTACCGACACGCTCGACGTCGGCCGGGCGGCCGACGGCGTCATCAGCTGGGTGATCGAGCACCATCCGAGGGTCGGGCGCGCCGACGACGTTCCGCTGCCCGTCGTTGCGGAATGCGACGATGGGCTCCTCAACGACATTCAAGCACGGGCCGTGACGCCGGACGACGTGGTCGCGCTGCTCGACTCGGCGCAGCCCGGACAGTTCGCGCGGGGGAGCGTCGGCGCCGGCACCGCGATGAACGCTTTCGGCTTCCGAGCGGGGATCGGTTCTGCCTCGCGCGTTCTGCCGAGCGACGCCGGGGGCTACCGCGTCGGCGTGCTCGTCAACGACAACACGGGCAGCAGCCGGCGTCAACTCTCGATCGTCGGCGTTCCGGTCGGCGCCCGATTGCTCAACGAGTACCGGCCGGTCTTCCCGACAAAAGTCTCTCTCAAGGGGCGGCTGGGCGACGGCAGCATCATCGTCGTCGTTGCGACCGACGCTCCGCTCGACAGCCGGCAGTTGCGCGCGCTCGCCCTGCGCGCCGCGATGGGGATGGCGCGGACCGGCCTAACCTCTTCGGTCGGAAGCGGCGATTTGATCGTCGCCTTCTCCACGTCGCGAGTCTTCGAGCGCACCGCGGACTTTACGGTCCAGCCGCCGCGAGAGCCGATTCTCGAAGATGACGATGCGCTCGGCGCCCTCTACACGGCGACGGCCGAAGCGACGCAAGCGGCGATCTACGACGCGCTCTTCGAGGCAAAGACGATGACCGGGCGGCGCGGGGTCACGGTCTACGCGCTTCCGGTCGATCGCGTCATGGAGATGCTCCGCGCGGCGGGCGCGATCTCGCCTTAGTGTACGCTCACCATCCACTGAACGCCGAACCGGTCGGTCACCTGGCCGAACTTTCCACCCCAAAAGGCGTCCGCAAGCGGCATCTCGACGTTGCCGCCCTCGGCGAGCGCCGTAAAGGCGCGCTCGCCCTCCGCGGCGTCGTTCGTTGCGAGCGAGAGCGCGATATCGTCCTCGCCGTCGGGCGGCGAACCGGGCCGACCGTCCGAAGCCATGAACTTTACGTCCCCGGCGACGAAACTGGCGTGCATGACCTTGTCGCGGAAGTGGGGATCTACTTGATCCTCCATCGGAGAGCCGGCGTAGCGGTTGAGACCGACGATCTCGCCGCCGAGCGCCTTCGCGTAGAAGTTCAGCGCCTCTTCGCAGCGTCCGTGAAAGAAGAGATACGGCTCGAGTTGCATCCGATGGCTCCTTTCGGGAGTGACAGGGTGTCCGCGTCGCTTAGGGTAAACGTGGTAAGGTCCTGCCCGTGAATCAGTTCGTCCATCTCCACGTCCACTCCGAGTACTCGCTCCTCGACGGCGCGTGTCGAATCAAAGACCTTTGCAAACGCGCGGCCGAGGCGGGCGCGAGCGCGATCGCGTTGACCGACCACGGCGTCATGTACGGCGCGATGGAGTTTTATCACGCGGCGCGCGAGATGCGCCTGACGCCGATTCTCGGCTGTGAAGCCTACGTGGCGCCGCGCGGCCGCTTCGACCGGAGCGTGCGCGACGAGGCGCACGTAACGCTGCTGGCGGCGGATCTGTCGGGATACCGCAACCTCATGGCGCTGGTCTCGAAGGGCTTCCTCGAAGGCTACTACTATAAGCCGCGCATAGACCTCGAGCTGCTCGAGAAGCATAACGAAGGCCTCATCGTCCTCTCCGGCTGCATGTCCGGGCTCGTCGCCGCGCCGCTGCTCGCCGGCGACTACGCGACCTCAGTGGAGAACGCAAAGACCTACCGCGAGATCTTCGGCGATCGCTTCTACGTCGAGGTGATGCGCCACGGCATGCCGGAGCAGGATGCGATCAACGGCGACCTCGTTCGCGTCGCTCGGGAGGTCGGCGCGCCGATCGTCGCGACCAACGATTCGCACTATCTCGAGAAGAAGGACGCGGGCGCGCACGACGTGCTGCTCTGCATCGGCACCGGAAAGACCGTCGCCGACACGAACCGGATGCGCTTCTACTCAGACGAGTTCTACGTAAAGACGCCCGACGAGATGTACGCGCTCTGGAGCGACCTCCCCGAGGCATGCGAGAACACCGTGCGTATCGCCGAGCGCGTGGATATTCGCATCCCGCAGAAAGTCTTCCATCTGCCGCAGTATCCGGTGCCGCAGGCAGCCGGCGCCGCAGAGCGCAGCGACGAGGAGTACCTGCGTGAGTTGTGCGAGCGCGGCCTGATCGAGCGCTACGGCGAGGAGCGCGTGCGCGAGGACTCGACGCTGCGCGAGCGGCTCGACTACGAACTCTCGGTCATCACGAAGATGGGGTTCGCGTCGTATTTCCTCATCGTCTGGGACTTCATCAAGTACGCGCGCGATCACGGCATCCCGGTCGGCCCAGGCCGCGGCTCGGCGGTCGGATCGCTGGTCGCGTACTGCTTACGGATTACCGACCTCGATCCGCTTCGCTTCAAGCTGCTCTTCGAGCGCTTTCTCAATCCGGAGCGCATCTCGATGCCGGACATCGACACCGACTTCTGCGTCGAGCGGCGCGACGAAGTGATCGCGTACGTTACCGAAAAGTACGGAAAGGATCGCGTCGCTCAGATCGTCACGTTCGGCACGATGGCCGCGCGGGCCGCGATCCGCGACGCGGGGCGCGCCCTCGGCGTGCCGCTTCCCGACGTCGACCGCATCGCGAAGCTCGTTCCGTCCGGGCCGGGCGGCTTTCCGATTGCGCGTGCGATCGAGCAGATCGCCGAGTTGAAGACGCTTTACGCGACGCAGCCGGCGATGCGAAAGCTGCTCGACACCGCGAAAGAGATCGAAGGCCTCGCGCGCAACGCGAGCACGCACGCCGCGGGCGTCGTGATCTCGGCGGGGCCGCTCGTCGAGTATACGCCGCTCTGCCGGTTCGGCGACGGCGGCGTCAATACGCAGTACGACATGGACTCGGTCGAGGGCATCGGCCTGCTGAAGATGGACTTTCTCGGCCTGCGCAACCTGACGGTGATGGACAAGGCGGTCTCGGAGATCCGGCGCACGATCGACCCGGAGTTCGAGCTGTCGGCGATTCCCTTCGACGACGCGCGGACGTATGAGATGCTCGGGCGCGGCGAAACCGTCGGCGTCTTCCAACTCGAGTCCGAGGGGATGAAACGCGTCTGCGCGGAGCTGCAGCCCTCGGGCTTCGAGGATATCATGGCCCTCGTCGCGCTGTACCGCCCGGGACCGATGGAGCTGATCCCGCAGTACATCGCCGTCAAGCACGGGCGAACGACGACGCAGTATCTGCATCCGGCGCTCGAACCGATTCTCTCGGAGACGCACGGGACGCCGCTCTACCAGGATCAGGTCATGCGGATGGCGCGCGAGATCGCGGGCTTCACGTTAAGTGAGGTCGACGAGCTGCGCAAGGTCATCAGCAAGAAGCAGAAGGAGAAGATCCCGGTCTATCAAGAGAAGTTCATCGCGGGCGCCGCTGCGACGTCGGGAATCGGCCGCGCGCTCGCGCTGCGGCTCTTCGAATATATCGGACCGTTCGCCGGTTACGCGTTCAACAAGGCGCACGCGGCGGCGTACGGTTGGATCGCCTATCAGACGGCCTATCTCAAGGCGAATCATCCGCTCGAGTACATGGCCGCGCTGATGACGTCGGTGAAAGACAAAACCGAGAAACTCGCGGAGTATATAGACGAAGCGAAGAAAATAGGCATCGAGGTCCTGCCGCCGGACGTCAACGAGTCTTTGGTTGACTTCACCGTCGTCGGCGACGCGATCCGATTTGGCCTTGCGGCCGTCAAAGGCGTCGGCGAGGCCGCGGTGCGCAACATCATCGAGATCCGCGACGAAGGCGGCGCGTTTGCCGATCTCTTCGATCTTGCGGCGCGCGTCGATTTCAAGCAGGTCAATCGCCGCGTCTTCGAGGCGCTGATCAAATGCGGAGCGCTCGACGGCGTGCCGGGAAACCGCGCGCAGAAGCTCGCGGCGCTCGATGCCGCGCTCGAATTGGCGGCTCGAACTTCGCGCGACGCCGAGCT includes:
- a CDS encoding DNA polymerase III subunit alpha is translated as MNQFVHLHVHSEYSLLDGACRIKDLCKRAAEAGASAIALTDHGVMYGAMEFYHAAREMRLTPILGCEAYVAPRGRFDRSVRDEAHVTLLAADLSGYRNLMALVSKGFLEGYYYKPRIDLELLEKHNEGLIVLSGCMSGLVAAPLLAGDYATSVENAKTYREIFGDRFYVEVMRHGMPEQDAINGDLVRVAREVGAPIVATNDSHYLEKKDAGAHDVLLCIGTGKTVADTNRMRFYSDEFYVKTPDEMYALWSDLPEACENTVRIAERVDIRIPQKVFHLPQYPVPQAAGAAERSDEEYLRELCERGLIERYGEERVREDSTLRERLDYELSVITKMGFASYFLIVWDFIKYARDHGIPVGPGRGSAVGSLVAYCLRITDLDPLRFKLLFERFLNPERISMPDIDTDFCVERRDEVIAYVTEKYGKDRVAQIVTFGTMAARAAIRDAGRALGVPLPDVDRIAKLVPSGPGGFPIARAIEQIAELKTLYATQPAMRKLLDTAKEIEGLARNASTHAAGVVISAGPLVEYTPLCRFGDGGVNTQYDMDSVEGIGLLKMDFLGLRNLTVMDKAVSEIRRTIDPEFELSAIPFDDARTYEMLGRGETVGVFQLESEGMKRVCAELQPSGFEDIMALVALYRPGPMELIPQYIAVKHGRTTTQYLHPALEPILSETHGTPLYQDQVMRMAREIAGFTLSEVDELRKVISKKQKEKIPVYQEKFIAGAAATSGIGRALALRLFEYIGPFAGYAFNKAHAAAYGWIAYQTAYLKANHPLEYMAALMTSVKDKTEKLAEYIDEAKKIGIEVLPPDVNESLVDFTVVGDAIRFGLAAVKGVGEAAVRNIIEIRDEGGAFADLFDLAARVDFKQVNRRVFEALIKCGALDGVPGNRAQKLAALDAALELAARTSRDAELGQVSLFGEAAQTPTLAPKLPPIAAPTTREMLSWERETLGIFVSGHPLAEFAPMLARAGALPIKELSSLPDDSAVTIAGTVIGVRRTLTKAGQQILIAQLEDTSGICDVVLFSKAYPQLHQLFEPDTILIVKGRVRLRERPGAAPGEEPRVELNLAANEATKFVPPISSLPVGAVRGWHVDVTRRDQIDRLARLIDEWPGEVPVVMHVQGRSQRVARAIASDSRIRDELERIFAPQGVREGSLDAYG